The following are encoded together in the Deltaproteobacteria bacterium genome:
- a CDS encoding carbohydrate porin, with amino-acid sequence MSGILLLTDSGSGYEINDKFSIGGVMAGIYQYQSISDAPGYNSLGRGLLAIQPEAGFTPTENDELFVKFGFGAGNGLTEGGKSPFKLAPWGGDTQDSVKDINGRGRDYLLTAWYRHIFKFNADHTLGISGGIIDATDYLDQNAYSNDEYTQFMNAALVNAPNAFLPSYDLGAAVEWEMDRFSIKGVAMAIGSNGRKGKFDESYNAYFMQLGYAADTGLGHGNYRLLLGMSSDAYPNPEGTHLERRRCAIASFDQELGEILGAWIRFGWQDDAAAIHYKAIYSGGLHINGTLWDRSSDTIGIGYAHMNGGNQDVDHTHVFETYFRVALNHIFAITGDVQYMKDSMNAGESPGGWIFGLRATAEF; translated from the coding sequence ATGAGCGGAATCCTGCTTCTGACAGACAGCGGTTCGGGTTACGAGATCAACGATAAATTTTCCATCGGCGGCGTCATGGCAGGGATCTATCAGTACCAAAGCATATCCGATGCGCCGGGCTATAATAGCCTTGGAAGAGGGCTTCTGGCCATTCAGCCTGAGGCCGGTTTCACACCGACGGAAAACGATGAGCTGTTTGTCAAGTTCGGTTTCGGGGCGGGAAACGGCCTCACGGAGGGAGGCAAATCCCCATTCAAGCTGGCGCCATGGGGGGGCGACACTCAGGATAGTGTTAAGGACATCAACGGGAGAGGGCGCGATTACCTCCTCACCGCATGGTACAGGCATATCTTCAAATTCAATGCGGATCACACGCTGGGGATTTCCGGCGGCATCATCGACGCCACCGATTATTTGGATCAAAACGCCTATTCCAATGACGAGTACACCCAGTTTATGAACGCGGCATTAGTAAACGCGCCCAATGCATTTCTGCCATCCTATGACCTGGGCGCTGCCGTTGAATGGGAGATGGATCGCTTTTCCATAAAAGGGGTTGCCATGGCCATTGGAAGCAATGGCCGGAAAGGGAAGTTCGATGAGTCGTACAATGCATATTTCATGCAATTGGGCTATGCCGCAGATACGGGCCTGGGGCACGGAAATTATCGACTCCTGCTGGGCATGTCCAGCGATGCCTATCCCAATCCTGAGGGGACGCACCTGGAACGACGCAGGTGCGCCATCGCCTCTTTTGATCAGGAACTGGGGGAGATTCTGGGGGCATGGATCAGGTTCGGCTGGCAGGATGATGCGGCGGCCATACATTACAAGGCAATCTATTCGGGAGGACTCCATATCAACGGCACCCTCTGGGACCGTTCTTCCGACACTATCGGCATCGGCTATGCCCACATGAACGGCGGCAATCAGGATGTGGATCACACCCATGTATTCGAGACCTATTTCCGTGTTGCCCTGAACCACATCTTTGCCATCACAGGAGACGTGCAGTACATGAAAGACTCCATGAATGCGGGGGAAAGTCCGGGCGGATGGATCTTCGGGCTCAGGGCAACGGCGGAATTTTAG
- a CDS encoding PAS domain S-box protein, with protein sequence MHTKPSYDELERRIERLDQAESALKQAQEALRKSEEMCRLLLESGEEGILIIQEGKIRFLNPRGLAFMGYSLEEMLSRDMLTFIHPDDRGWIAPLCLAKLAGEDVPSGSCFRVIHKNGSVRWVQSRSTLLDWEGKPALLSFLTNVDDRKRAEEKYRLLVENAGEAIYVAQAGKLTFVNKKTMEISGYSEQELTSGPFIEFIHPDDRTMVLERHIRRQRGEDLPSCYPFRIVHRSGEIRWVELRAVAIQWEGKPATLNFLSDITERKRAEEALRESELFLKETQRIARLGGWKANPFTDYLAWTDGAYDIMEADPNCQPGFTEGLRFFLPDCAASIREKVMACMTTGEPFVLECRLVTESDKQLWTEFRGIAPVTEGERSYVIGTIQDITERKQALQEDERLRAQFLQAQKMESVGRLAGGVAHDFNNSLQMILGYADLALMKADKSQRIHAEIEKIRSAATRATNIVRQLLVFARKQTIAPEALDVNDTVGGMLKMLHRLIGEDIDLTWIPGPDLWQVKMDPSQVDQILANLCVNARDAISGVGEIRVETCNAVLDRGYCQNHIGAVPGQYVLLAVGDNGCGMDRDIMAQIFEPFFTTKEADKGTGLGLATVYGIVKQNNGYIEVQSEPGKESVFKVFLPRHEGEEEVPSAPAAGPGDSLTIGTETVLLVEDQGPVLELGRRLLVELGYTVLTAGTPDEALRLAEAYAEPIHLLFTDVILPQMNGKDLAGRLAALRPGLKCLFMSGHTANVIAHRGVIEKGMHFIQKPFSIKELSAKILEVLGQT encoded by the coding sequence ATGCACACGAAGCCGAGCTATGACGAGCTGGAGCGGAGAATCGAGAGACTGGACCAAGCGGAATCGGCACTGAAACAGGCACAGGAGGCCTTGCGTAAGAGCGAGGAGATGTGCCGCCTGTTGTTAGAGAGCGGCGAAGAAGGAATCCTTATTATCCAGGAGGGTAAGATCAGGTTCTTGAACCCACGAGGCCTTGCGTTCATGGGCTATTCTCTGGAAGAGATGCTGTCTCGGGACATGTTGACCTTCATCCACCCGGACGACAGGGGATGGATTGCCCCGCTTTGCCTCGCCAAGCTGGCAGGGGAAGACGTGCCTTCGGGCAGTTGCTTCAGGGTCATCCACAAGAATGGCTCCGTCAGATGGGTGCAGAGCAGATCCACCCTGCTGGACTGGGAAGGCAAACCCGCCCTTCTCTCTTTTCTGACCAACGTCGACGACCGTAAACGGGCAGAGGAGAAATACCGTCTTCTGGTGGAGAATGCCGGGGAAGCCATATATGTGGCCCAGGCCGGCAAGCTCACGTTCGTCAACAAGAAAACCATGGAGATCAGCGGATACTCGGAACAAGAGCTGACATCCGGGCCTTTCATCGAGTTCATTCATCCGGATGATCGGACCATGGTCCTGGAACGGCACATCAGAAGACAGAGGGGGGAAGATCTTCCCTCCTGCTATCCCTTCAGGATAGTTCATCGCTCCGGCGAAATCAGATGGGTGGAACTTCGCGCGGTTGCCATCCAGTGGGAAGGGAAACCCGCCACCCTCAATTTCTTGTCCGATATCACCGAACGAAAGCGGGCAGAGGAGGCCTTGCGGGAGAGTGAGCTCTTTCTGAAGGAAACCCAAAGGATTGCGCGGCTTGGCGGCTGGAAGGCGAATCCTTTTACAGACTATCTGGCCTGGACCGACGGGGCCTATGACATCATGGAGGCCGACCCGAATTGCCAGCCCGGTTTTACAGAGGGACTCCGGTTCTTTTTGCCCGACTGCGCTGCCTCCATCCGGGAGAAGGTGATGGCATGCATGACCACGGGGGAGCCTTTCGTCCTGGAGTGCCGGCTCGTCACAGAGAGCGACAAGCAGCTCTGGACGGAGTTCCGTGGGATTGCCCCGGTCACGGAGGGGGAGCGGTCCTACGTGATCGGGACGATTCAGGATATTACAGAGCGCAAACAGGCATTGCAGGAGGACGAAAGGCTTCGAGCCCAGTTCCTCCAGGCCCAGAAGATGGAATCGGTGGGCCGCCTGGCCGGCGGCGTGGCCCATGACTTCAATAATTCGCTCCAAATGATCCTTGGCTATGCAGACCTCGCCCTGATGAAGGCAGACAAGTCTCAAAGAATCCATGCCGAGATCGAGAAAATTAGAAGCGCCGCCACCCGCGCCACGAACATCGTCCGACAACTGCTCGTATTTGCGCGCAAACAGACCATCGCGCCGGAGGCTCTGGACGTGAACGATACGGTGGGGGGCATGCTCAAGATGCTGCACCGGCTCATCGGCGAGGACATCGACCTGACCTGGATCCCGGGGCCGGACCTCTGGCAGGTCAAGATGGACCCGTCCCAGGTAGATCAGATCCTTGCCAATCTCTGCGTCAACGCCAGGGACGCGATATCTGGGGTCGGCGAGATCAGGGTCGAGACCTGCAATGCCGTGCTTGACAGAGGCTATTGTCAGAATCATATCGGGGCGGTCCCCGGCCAGTACGTCCTGCTCGCGGTCGGCGATAATGGCTGCGGCATGGACAGGGATATCATGGCCCAGATCTTCGAGCCCTTTTTCACGACCAAAGAGGCTGACAAAGGCACCGGGCTGGGCCTTGCCACCGTTTACGGCATCGTGAAGCAGAACAACGGCTATATCGAAGTGCAAAGCGAACCGGGAAAAGAAAGCGTCTTCAAAGTCTTCCTCCCCAGACACGAGGGGGAAGAAGAAGTGCCGTCTGCACCTGCGGCCGGGCCTGGCGACTCCCTGACCATTGGTACGGAGACCGTGCTTCTGGTTGAGGATCAGGGACCGGTGCTCGAACTTGGCAGGCGCCTGCTCGTGGAATTAGGCTACACCGTCCTGACCGCTGGCACGCCGGATGAGGCGCTTCGCCTGGCAGAGGCATATGCGGAACCAATCCATTTGCTGTTCACCGACGTGATTCTGCCGCAGATGAACGGTAAAGACCTGGCCGGCCGGCTCGCCGCCCTGCGGCCCGGCCTCAAGTGTCTATTCATGTCAGGGCACACGGCCAATGTGATCGCCCACCGGGGCGTCATCGAAAAGGGGATGCACTTCATCCAGAAGCCGTTTTCCATCAAAGAGCTGTCAGCCAAGATCCTGGAGGTCCTCGGGCAGACATAA
- a CDS encoding sodium:solute symporter family protein, whose product MSIKVCVLAGYFVIVLIIGFLARTRWKSTPETYFLADRKLGTFVLLGTMAATNFSAFTVFGTSGAGYRDGYAFFPIMGFGTGFMALTFWVIGRKIWRVGREQGTITPPEMIRLLYNSPLLSFLFALVMIIFTIPYLALQPMAAGYALQELVGFPYFAGCALVTGITLLYTLRGGLRAVAWTDLFQGMLMAVMLGISLFEVANHHGGFVAASEKVFAIYPELFSRPGASGKYTPAIWFSFIMLWFFCDPMFPQLFQRFFSARNEKTLGRMMILYPIVCTIIFFMPVTVGVLGHLSFPDLAGKEADRILPMVITLVSGDAMAALVIACGLGALMSTMDSQLLTLSSIFTRDVLPIVAQRAWKGHAAGRIFVVILSISGLALAYRPPATILQIATQTFTGLAVLFPTVIFGLYFKKVWPLPAILSILTGEGLMILGYFKATPTWGFLPVVPVMALAFLVYLTIHGFLLWREGLLHLSMPQWMSGPYVYLLLGVFLLSLDFWAWGSTSPMWAGIPLWIGYFVGLSLLQTYLMVRMVDAGSGRKNSDRFSIASS is encoded by the coding sequence ATGTCTATTAAAGTGTGCGTCCTGGCAGGCTACTTTGTCATTGTGTTGATCATCGGATTTCTCGCGCGGACCCGATGGAAATCAACTCCCGAGACATATTTCCTGGCCGACAGGAAGTTAGGGACCTTTGTGCTCCTCGGCACCATGGCGGCCACTAATTTTTCTGCGTTCACGGTATTCGGGACCTCCGGGGCCGGATACCGGGACGGCTATGCCTTTTTCCCCATCATGGGCTTCGGCACGGGCTTCATGGCCCTCACCTTCTGGGTCATTGGCAGAAAAATCTGGCGCGTGGGCCGGGAACAAGGAACGATAACCCCTCCGGAGATGATCCGGCTGTTGTATAACAGCCCTCTCCTCTCTTTTCTCTTTGCCCTGGTCATGATTATATTCACTATACCCTACCTGGCCTTGCAGCCGATGGCCGCGGGATATGCCCTCCAGGAGCTGGTAGGCTTTCCATACTTCGCCGGATGTGCCCTTGTGACCGGCATCACCCTCCTCTATACCCTTCGCGGGGGGTTGCGGGCGGTTGCCTGGACCGACCTGTTCCAGGGGATGCTGATGGCCGTGATGCTAGGCATATCCCTGTTTGAGGTAGCCAACCACCATGGCGGGTTTGTCGCGGCAAGTGAGAAGGTCTTCGCCATTTATCCGGAGCTTTTCTCACGGCCGGGGGCCTCCGGAAAATATACCCCTGCCATCTGGTTCAGTTTCATCATGCTCTGGTTTTTCTGCGATCCGATGTTCCCTCAGCTCTTTCAGCGGTTTTTTTCGGCAAGGAACGAGAAGACCCTCGGCCGGATGATGATTCTCTATCCCATCGTATGCACCATCATCTTCTTTATGCCGGTTACTGTTGGGGTCCTGGGGCATCTCTCATTTCCGGATCTTGCCGGCAAGGAGGCCGACCGCATCCTCCCCATGGTAATTACCCTGGTCTCCGGAGATGCCATGGCCGCACTGGTCATTGCCTGCGGACTTGGCGCGCTCATGTCCACCATGGACTCTCAGCTCCTCACTCTCAGTTCCATCTTTACAAGAGACGTCCTCCCCATCGTTGCACAAAGAGCTTGGAAGGGTCATGCGGCAGGCAGGATCTTTGTCGTTATCCTGAGCATCTCAGGGCTTGCCCTCGCATACCGGCCTCCCGCAACCATCCTCCAGATTGCAACACAGACCTTCACCGGGCTCGCCGTCCTGTTTCCCACGGTCATATTCGGACTCTATTTCAAAAAAGTGTGGCCGCTCCCGGCCATTCTATCCATACTCACCGGCGAGGGATTGATGATCCTCGGCTACTTTAAAGCAACGCCCACCTGGGGGTTTCTGCCGGTAGTCCCGGTCATGGCGCTGGCATTTCTGGTTTATCTGACCATACACGGGTTTTTGCTTTGGCGGGAGGGACTCCTTCACTTATCCATGCCTCAATGGATGTCGGGCCCCTATGTCTACCTCCTGCTGGGCGTGTTTCTCCTTTCTCTCGATTTTTGGGCCTGGGGGAGCACCAGTCCCATGTGGGCCGGAATACCCCTCTGGATCGGGTACTTTGTGGGGCTTTCCCTCCTTCAAACCTACTTGATGGTCCGAATGGTCGATGCAGGATCGGGCAGGAAAAACTCCGATCGATTCTCGATCGCATCTTCATGA